The following proteins come from a genomic window of Girardinichthys multiradiatus isolate DD_20200921_A chromosome 8, DD_fGirMul_XY1, whole genome shotgun sequence:
- the LOC124872100 gene encoding phospholipase A2-like, which yields MNAFQTVFILAVGLSVAHSFDYKALYQFRNMILCMMPNSWPALDYSDYGCYCGYGGSGSPVDDLDRCCQVHDQCYSDARQHPACWPILDNPYTEIYDYTCDKDNKKITCTNKNNECEMFICECDRNAAECFSRSEWIPEHEHLPSDRCQ from the exons ATGAATGCCTTTCAGACTGTCTTCATCTTGGCTGTTGGTCTCTCTGTAG CCCATTCATTCGACTACAAGGCTCTCTACCAGTTCAGGAACATGATCCTGTGTATGATGCCAAATAGCTGGCCTGCTCTTGACTACTCCGACTATGGCTGCTACTGTGGATACGGAGGCTCTGGCTCACCCGTTGATGACCTGGATAG GTGCTGCCAGGTTCACGACCAATGTTACAGTGATGCAAGGCAGCATCCTGCGTGCTGGCCCATCCTGGACAACCCTTATACTGAAATCTACGACTACACCTGTGATAAGGATAACAAAAAGATCACTTGTACAA ACAAAAATAACGAGTGTGAGATGTTCATCTGCGAGTGCGACAGGAATGCTGCCGAGTGTTTCAGCAGATCAGAGTGGATCCCCGAGCACGAGCACCTGCCAAGTGACCGATGTCAGTAA
- the prkab1a gene encoding 5'-AMP-activated protein kinase subunit beta-1a isoform X2 translates to MGNTSSERAAMGHGEKAQRRDSRGIKEGERPKILMDSPEDADIFHGEDIKAPLEKEEFLAWQQDIESEDKGPAVDRPTVFRWTGDGKEVYISGSFNNWTNKIPLIRSQNTFVAIVDLPEGEHQYKFYVDGQWTHDPAEPIVTSQLGTVNNVIQVKKTDFEVFDALMVDSQKSSDVSDLSSSPPGPYHQEAYVPKQDEKFKSPPILPPHLLQVILNKDTGISCDPALLPEPNHVMLNHLYALSIKVINQHKVVVK, encoded by the exons ATGGGGAATACAAGCAGTGAGAGGGCTGCAATGGGCCATGGGGAGAAGGCTCAGCGAAGAGACAGCCGGGGAATCAAAGAGGGGGAAAGGCCTAAAATCCTCATGGATAGCCCAGAGGATGCTGATATTTTTCATGGAGAAGACATAAAG GCCCCTCTGGAGAAGGAGGAGTTCCTTGCTTGGCAGCAAGACATCGAATCAGAAGATAAAGGCCCAGCTGTAGACCGACCAACAGTTTTTCGCTGGACAGGGGATGGAAAAGAGGTCTACATCTCTGGATCTTTCAACAACTGGACCAATAAGATTCCCCTCATAAGAAG TCAGAACACATTTGTGGCAATTGTAGATCTACCTGAGGGAGAGCATCAGTACAAGTTTTATGTAGATGGCCAGTGGACCCATGACCCAGCTGAG CCTATTGTGACCAGCCAGCTTGGCACCGTTAACAATGTCATCCAGGTGAAGAAAACAGACTTTGAGGTGTTTGATGCTCTGATGGTGGATTCACAGAAATCCTCTGACGTGTCAG ATTTGTCCAGCTCTCCCCCTGGCCCATATCATCAGGAAGCTTATGTTCCTAAACAGGATGAAAAGTTTAAGTCTCCACCTATACTccctcctcacctcctccaagTCATCCTCAATAAAGACACTGGCATATCT TGTGACCCTGCATTACTTCCAGAGCCGAACCATGTCATGCTTAATCACCTTTACGCACTCTCAATTAAG gtgataaaccaacacaaagtagttgtGAAGTGA
- the prkab1a gene encoding 5'-AMP-activated protein kinase subunit beta-1a isoform X1: MGNTSSERAAMGHGEKAQRRDSRGIKEGERPKILMDSPEDADIFHGEDIKAPLEKEEFLAWQQDIESEDKGPAVDRPTVFRWTGDGKEVYISGSFNNWTNKIPLIRSQNTFVAIVDLPEGEHQYKFYVDGQWTHDPAEPIVTSQLGTVNNVIQVKKTDFEVFDALMVDSQKSSDVSDLSSSPPGPYHQEAYVPKQDEKFKSPPILPPHLLQVILNKDTGISCDPALLPEPNHVMLNHLYALSIKDGVMVLSATHRYKKKYVTTLLYKPI, encoded by the exons ATGGGGAATACAAGCAGTGAGAGGGCTGCAATGGGCCATGGGGAGAAGGCTCAGCGAAGAGACAGCCGGGGAATCAAAGAGGGGGAAAGGCCTAAAATCCTCATGGATAGCCCAGAGGATGCTGATATTTTTCATGGAGAAGACATAAAG GCCCCTCTGGAGAAGGAGGAGTTCCTTGCTTGGCAGCAAGACATCGAATCAGAAGATAAAGGCCCAGCTGTAGACCGACCAACAGTTTTTCGCTGGACAGGGGATGGAAAAGAGGTCTACATCTCTGGATCTTTCAACAACTGGACCAATAAGATTCCCCTCATAAGAAG TCAGAACACATTTGTGGCAATTGTAGATCTACCTGAGGGAGAGCATCAGTACAAGTTTTATGTAGATGGCCAGTGGACCCATGACCCAGCTGAG CCTATTGTGACCAGCCAGCTTGGCACCGTTAACAATGTCATCCAGGTGAAGAAAACAGACTTTGAGGTGTTTGATGCTCTGATGGTGGATTCACAGAAATCCTCTGACGTGTCAG ATTTGTCCAGCTCTCCCCCTGGCCCATATCATCAGGAAGCTTATGTTCCTAAACAGGATGAAAAGTTTAAGTCTCCACCTATACTccctcctcacctcctccaagTCATCCTCAATAAAGACACTGGCATATCT TGTGACCCTGCATTACTTCCAGAGCCGAACCATGTCATGCTTAATCACCTTTACGCACTCTCAATTAAG GATGGAGTGATGGTGCTCAGTGCAACGCATCGCTATAAGAAGAAGTATGTCACCACTTTATTGTATAAACCCATCTGA